From the genome of Vicia villosa cultivar HV-30 ecotype Madison, WI unplaced genomic scaffold, Vvil1.0 ctg.003672F_1_1, whole genome shotgun sequence:
actaaggtaaaaacaaagatttttacttaattaagacctaaacaattagggttttatcataaaatttatttacaaaatgattaggttaaaacaaagtgaatatatatatttaaagtatttaagaaaacacttaaaacatactattttaaacctaataaaaatatatgaaataaatgacatttttatgatttttttgattattcataaaatagatatgttaaatgaagagtgtgtgaaaaatgaagtgaaaatgatttaatttgatgagttaaataattatgtgaagttgtgaagaaatttagtgtgaaaagtgataaaaaaatggttttgtcacctagaggggttgaactcacgccctccaagtcattggccaaaacacccaccatctgggctacgcgcgcagtttgtttaagatgcacttccaacttattatattttcaaacaagtggcaaaacattgaaaaataaatgaagcaaaaagtctggggcgagggggattcgaaccccagacttgtggcatgatgagactaagggcgtataggtggccactggggcaagttgttcagtcgttaataaaacgcacaccattcaaaataaaataaactctcccctgagaattcaaatttgcgcgccaccaccatcttcgtcttcaaccttaagctctccatttttgaatttctgaacttactcgtttctcaaccatttgcaacgatgtaaacatgaaacttgctctaaattcactcacgattctaaatatgtaactaacatgaactatcattaactacatctaactaatttaccagaaatcgtgaagaaccctaaaatttcaaaatttaaattaaatgattatactgaaagataaatggatgatgatagagggttttcaatcctctgatgatgctgaacaagatagaatcgagctatttcacaaagagtacttaaattaaagagagggagttcagaaacttacctctgaaaatggagatcgtgaggatgatagagagcaaatgggcttgtatgaatgatcccaaaagcttccttgtggctcagtgatgctaactgaatgcttgtaatgacctcaaacctcctgaattgttctatggacctccctcgatttcagcttcaagtgaacatggagggtgttgattctcgagttacagatgagctgcagccatctggttagcttcactatgacctgaggagtgtgtctggatgattggcttgccttgaaaccttctgaatcactccatggacctccaactgcagatgctccaaagtgagagcaacaatggtgttcctccacctacagaagtgatccaggtgcttggatcacctcaaatgacctcccttgagatgttagaatgctcacttcccaaagataagctctggtttgaagaaatcgattcttcttgccaaagaactttgaaaaacaatgaacaagagaagagaaacagaaagcaagtaatatggttgctttggtgtgttttttgaatgagaatgaggcctctatttataggcaaatgtctcagtactgattgggagagtgagcttgcttagtgaagtaagtttggtttcttagccatgaagaaatttcaaagaatatccaaatgtgatcattgcattttcgagccacctcccctatccattgattctatctgatcttaggggacaattcagatgcaaagtgagctctaattggttggtgagaagattccttgggtgattcatcaatttgccataaattctcaaatgtaatcattacataatcacatgttcttgttttaggaatcttcttcaattatcatggcatggcgaaaatgaatgcatggcatgtttgcagatgtattatgggtcatgtagcatctgtatttgaggtcatgtgcacaaaacttcaaagttccaaaatgatgcatgacctataatttcacttcatgaggccaactttgaacaagcataactcttagctcaaattgaattttgagaaggttgaacacaatttggaaagccctaaacatctactttaaatcattagtttatgtcttcttcagaatcctttgggaaatttgtgaaaaatgaggccaaagttggaagaaaactaggttaaaacacttagaaaaatttctaagtgtttatgacctaaacttcaaaatttccaaaacttcataaatggttgatcttttgaaaaaagttcccttgtaagatgttgttttatttggcaagatctacaactttcatgctggaagttttttgagttgtgtaggtgaaattttgagatttcaccatgccttcaaaaaccctaattcccgacttttcgctccttgatgaatttccttgaatttctttggccaaatgactttgacatccatatattgatgatattgatctttgaaagtcattttttgaccaaaaaccttaaaagtcaatgatgatccttcacagttgactttttcctgacaaagtgaatttttgggcttttgtgtagaaataagatcttctccccaaatggatgatataaatggattatatggaggtagtagagatccttgaatcatgtcttgagttttggattcatgccctgattaaaagtcaactatcttggtgaattaggtcaaaaccctaatttgtcgaccatgtgaaaataatgactgtagactttgaattgaagtgtgatgtctagtagatcttgtcatatgagttatttgaagatgattgatgtctttgaatgaccctctgaggttttttagggtttcccaaatgtgatccctgatttcagtccttgataggctcaaaaccctagtctggtgacctgagtaaacctgtactcagatgactggatgtctaatcaatcatagatgagaaaaaatgAAGTTATTGggccctatgattgtattagagactaatctttgtattgattgatcctttgcctgagctttcttgtctttgagcatcctcgattaggtaccagatggagaaatgactgctctgggtacttgtcttgccctgatgaaaatcctgaagatatgtcatctcaggggggtcaaaaattagggtatgacacctccccttccccgaaggtgacaatcagctcgacgtaaccccatggTTTAGTGGTAGCTCCGTTGAAACCTTGAAGGTccgaacccacatagggagtaaggtgcgagtcgtccagctggagtgtccggaagagatgggagtacatgatgtcgaccgagcttccTTCATCGACTAAGACTCGTCGAACATCGAAGTtcgccattctggctcggacgagcagaggaatcgtggcgtttggagctccgccgggcagttcttccaggtagaaggtgattggttcAGATTTTCCTCGAAACTTTCGCAGTGTAGGGCCGAGGTCTGTGTTGGCGCTGAGCAgctcatcgaactttctcttcactgaactgatggtgagggagcctggatctccgccgttggagacgaccatggTAAATGGGAAATTTTCCCATTTGCTGAGTGCGGTGAGGATCCCGGCAGATGCCATGAAATCCTCTGGGCGAGTGACGGACAGTGCTACTTGTAGGGGCCTGTTGTCCGGTGAATTCCCTTCGTCAGAGTTTCTGTGGTCGTCCCTTcgggaaggttcccctttctgtgtgtattttgaaaggcgaccttccttgatcagtgtttcaatAGCATCCTTGAGGTGAATGCATTCCTCGGTCAGGTGTCCATGGCTCCTGTGGTatttgcagtacttggacttgtcgGTTCCTGGCCTCGCGGGGTTTGACTTCGGGGGTCTGATGTTCGACTTTTTGAAGTCAGTGTTTTGGCATTCGGCTAGGATCCTTTCCCGTGAGGCGTTCAGCGGGGTATATTCGTTGAAGCGACCAGAAGGTCCCCGGCGTTCTTTGATGTCGAGAGACCTGTCGTCTTTCCTTCTCTCGTGCCCGCGCCTCGAAGTTGAGGGCTCATGGTTTGAACTGCGAGCGGCGTCGTTGTCCCGTGACGCTCTCGTGGTAGCAGCCTCCGCTTCCTCATATCTGATGAAGGCCTGAGCCttgcgaaggagggcgttcatggagtggacTTCCTCAATCTTGATGGCCTTTTTGAAGTCGCTTCCGGGGAGGAGCCCTCTTTCAAGtaggtacctcttcatgtagtccgCGGTCTGCACTTGGacagcttctttgttgaacctgtcgaggtagtctcTCAAAGATTCGTTGGTACCTTGGATTACTGCCTCAAGATTTGCTTCTGATTTCGGTTGCCGACGAGACGCGGTGAAGTGGCTTAGGAAAAGATCCTTCAGTTcagtccaggagtggatggagttagggggcagattcctgtaccagttcatcgcgcctttccttagcgtggtcggaaagatgcggcatttgatggatcCTCGTACCACATGGTAGTCCATGACAGCTTCGATGCTCCTTATGTGGTCATCGGGGTCGGTGGTCCCGTCATAGTGGTCCAAGgctggtggtttttccatcccccgggGGAGACGAACACGCCGGATTTGCTCGGACAAGGGACTGCGGAAATCTTCTTCGTCGCTAGGCTCAGGGGAGTTTGAATGTCTGCCCCGCTGGGATTTAGTGCATGGTTTGCCCGAGATTTTGCGGTTGTCTTTTGGAGAATGCTCGCGGACTTTCTGCACGGCTTTGGAGGGTCCTCGGTGCTCCTGCTCGGGTGAAAGACTCTTGGCTTCAGTGGTTTCAGGTTTCTGATTCTTCCGAGTCTTTCgaggtggagagcgggaataaGACCGTTGGCGCCGGTTTCTTCTCGAGGGGGAGCGAGACCTAGATGGACTGCGCTTGCGATTTCTCCTCGGAGGAGACCGCGAAGAGGAATAGGAACGTGACCGATGGCGTCTCCGTTGGGGGGAGCGAtatcgtcgcttcctttccaggTCGTGGATGCGGTCGCCCTGTAGGCGGATGAGGCGGTTGGTTTTCTGCAGCTCCTTGAGTAGGAGGATGGCGGTTGGATCAGTGCCCTCAGGAATGTTGATCTGTTCCTCCTCGTCCGGGCTACGGCTTCTGTGTCTGCCAGAGGTGTGGGTGAACGAGGAAGCGGGTTGCCCGTCTCGGGTATCAGTTTCATTCACCACTTGGAGCTGCTCTGGTTCAGTCTGGGGCCGGGTCTGCccgtcttccccgttctgaacTTGTCCTTCAGGATGGGTTTGTTCGACGTTCTGGACTTGTTGAAGGCCGTGCACATGTTGAATGTGCTGAATCTGTTGCCTCTGGGGCTGTGAGGTCTCATGCCTCTGCCTTCTCTGTCCGGCAAGAGCACGTTCCTGCCGACGGTGATTCGTCACTTCGCGGCTGGAATCTTCAATCAGTTGTTCCAGGACGAAGGGATCAGGACTAGGTATGTTGTTGTTGGCCATGACGATGGTGAAAGgttatgctttgatctttgttaaagaggggggagcaagattcccacagacggcgccactgatcgtacctgatcaggagaatcgtcaaggcgcaatatctggcttgaagagcaagatggggggggggggtacctgcaaggttctccgatgcttaagtcagtagctatcagagaatgaggtttagagttaagaatagaatacctgaccctctagtgaaagagggtatttatagcccccagcgctgggccaaggttccctaattgggccaaatccaactggaggcccacgtgctagggaactgccaaaacgtcccatgctagggctgagtcagcagaaGACTCACGTTCCGGATgatcatagcgtagggttcggaggtggttgaccgaatcccccgctgcgtgacgcgtggtcttcatgcgtggataactccttgacggttatccagtaagtgggcccaaaggtttgggcctgctcggccagaGTCTTCGCGACGGGCAGCCCCTATCTGTTGTCCAGTAATTGGGCCCAAGGAaagtgggcctgctcggctggcaacaagggttgggcctgctcggcccagaccagaacaATAACAGTTCGCAAACCGAACGGTGAATTTAACTACAGTTATCAAATTGAAACTGAACCGTTAATAACCAAACTGAACTATTTAAAACCAAACCACATAGTATATGGAGTTATTGTGTTGCTGCGTACTGATAATTTACACTTCCTAGTATTGCTACGTACGTACTGTTGCTAATTTAAATTCCTACTTAATAATTCttgtaatttgaaatttatgttggctaattttattgaaatgaaaaatttatcataatttttttttttatgttttttataaatacaaatgctaattaaaatttataacatGTCCTTACtgtattattttaaaatcaattttaatataaatataattttataactaGTTTGAAAATACAATTAGTTTTAACATAAATTCAATTCtataattaatttgaaaatataatagatcttaaaaatataattacttTAATACATATCTAATTCTATAATTAATTTgaagaggttaaaggtagtgcactgacagtgtaaaacagttttacactgtcatccaatagaaacaaatcgttttgccatgtcatataagtttttttaaaattacagtctgacttgtcctgattcatggtcgtgattggttgacagtgtaaaacttttttacactgtcagtgcatcacccattttctctaatTTGAAATCCAATTCTATAgttaatttgaaaatataatatttctttactgtatttttattaaaaaatataaattagaaatgtcgaattttttttgaaaataaaaaattcatattttctttaaactagaaaagttaatttttttcgaaaataacaaaatttaaattttttgaaaaaaataaaaaaaaagtcattttttttcgTAAACTTGAAAATTAGATTTTTtcccaaaaaaattaaatttttgcaaaaataaaaaagccaatttttttggaaaaaaatctcTAAATAAGAAaagtcaatttttaaaaaaaatcgatattttatgaaaataaaaatatcagttttttttttataaaaaaattgatagaaaatttaatatatattttttaaaaaacaattcaAAACTAGATATAACAACGGTTTGGTTCTTTAACAAATGATTTAGTTtagaaaattttgttttctaaTGGTTTGGTACCGTTCGGAATTAAGAACCAAACCGTTATGTAAAAAATTTTTTGGTTCAGTTCGgttctaaaaaaattgaaacgGTTCGGTTCAGTTTGAGTGACCTTATGTAATGGTTCGGTATAATTCGGTTCAGTTTTCTTAGAGAACCATACCATGAACAACCCTAATCGAGAGAGCAAAAACTAGAGAACATCGTTTTAAAAGACCGAGAGAGCAAAAATTAGAGAACACAACATAATTTTTTCCAAAACAACACTCTGTACACAAACCTGATAACTTAGACAAGGGTTCTCCGGTTTTTAGGAATGCTAACCGGATAACTTTGAGCCATGTTATCCGTTTCTTGATATGTTCATTCGGATAACTTGTGAAGAGGTTACCcgacttttttttaaattttatttatttatttttattggttcGCAGAAGACGAGGCATGAACGACGATAGTATGCGACAAAGGGGTGAAGGACGACAACATCGACAGGCGGTGGATGATGGAGAGGGACGTCAGAGGGTTGCACCCGAGGATGGTCCGCAACAACTGGGGTTTTTAGGAGGACCGATCGATACGTCTCTTCTGGTGAGGTATCAGTGTCACGTTGCTCGCCATTTATGGTTCGAAGAGGTAAGTTAATCTCTGTCATTTAATGAATCGCTTTTATGTaagtatttatattttataacaaaTATACTATAAATTGTTTTTAGGAGAGACATTTGAAGAAAGAATTGTAGTTTGTCTGTTCGTATGGTTGGCTTAAATTTTAACAAAACAAATTTAAACAGCAACATGATAGTTAGAATGTTTCAACACTACATAAAACATATGTAGTTCAACATGTTGAACAAAATGTTCTATCTATTACATCAGGTATAACTTGTCAAAGAAGATGTCCTATGTAGGGTCATCCGACATCGTGACTGAGTTTTGATTGGGCTTATGGATTCTGTTTTAAGTGTTACAAATGCAGAATATTTGGAGAATATTTTGCAATTCTATATAACTATTAAGAAGGATAAAAGATTTTAtctattttgaagattttcatggtttctaaatatggagaatatttaggaagatttgattgaagatctatTTTTTTGGAGGATATCTCGCAGATCTCGAGTAGTCTCCCTACTGCGCTTTGAAGCCCAAGTCCAGACCAGATGTGTGCTATAAATAGCAAGCTACAAACCTTTTGAAAAGCAGAGCTTACAAGATTAGGTTAGGGTTTGTCCTTTCAatgtgagcctctctaatatcatgTTGATAGAAGAGTAGGACTGTCTATTGAGTTGTAAGTTCtgtcatgcattcataagctGTGAAGTATTAAATGTATGAGTGTCATTTATGTATTATTGATACAATTATCTAAGTGTGTGTTGCTTGTGATTCAAgctattgttcttggaggaagcttgtaagcaactCTAAGTATTTTATTATTAAGAGTGTCTTAACCATGTATCGTTTGTAATTGACAATTGTGGTCAAGAGTCATTAATATCGTTAATGTGAGTCGTTATTTGTGAcacattgtcataccctaattttgaccccccttgaGATATCACACCTCCTGGCATTTCATCAAATCCAAGAtaggtactcagagcagtcacttgtccatctggtactcaatcgagggtgctcaaggacaaGAGAGTTCAGGCAAAGGACCAATCAGTATAAGAAaaatctctaatacaatcacaagactcaaatgattcattcattcacctatgattgattagacaccaatcaTCAAGATTCATTTAGACTCAGAtcacaaaactagggttttgagcccatcaaggactgaaattagggaccacatttgggaaaccctaaaaagctccaggacatcattcaaaggtttcaatcatcttcaaatgattcaTATAACAATATTCACTaggcattgtacttcaattcaagatctacagtcatcaaattcatctggtcgacaattagggtatttgacctaattcacctggacaattgacttttaataaggacatgggtccacaactcaaaatatggctcaagaacttctattacctcaatttaATCCATTCatattcataccattcatttgaggaggagagcttgattcaacacaaaagtccaagatttcacttcatctagaaaaagtcaactgtacaagatcacgtttgacttttaggattttggATCAAgctatgacttttaaggatcaatatcatcaatatatgattattgaagtcttttgaccaaagaaaatcaagaaaaatcatcAAGGATTAAaatgtcaacaaaaagtcaaactagtgcattttgacctaatggatctcaaaatttcacctacacaactcaaaaaacttccaacatgaaagttgtagatctcacctaataaaacaacttcttaaattgcaacttttttcaagagatcaatcgtTTGAGAGATTtgagctttggaagttataggtcataaaaacttagaatttgttttaagtgtttttaacc
Proteins encoded in this window:
- the LOC131641338 gene encoding uncharacterized protein LOC131641338, producing MANNNIPSPDPFVLEQLIEDSSREVTNHRRQERALAGQRRQRHETSQPQRQQIQHIQHVHGLQQVQNVEQTHPEGQVQNGEDGQTRPQTEPEQLQVVNETDTRDGQPASSFTHTSGRHRSRSPDEEEQINIPEGTDPTAILLLKELQKTNRLIRLQGDRIHDLERKRRYRSPQRRRHRSRSYSSSRSPPRRNRKRSPSRSRSPSRRNRRQRSYSRSPPRKTRKNQKPETTEAKSLSPEQEHRGPSKAVQKVREHSPKDNRKISGKPCTKSQRGRHSNSPEPSDEEDFRSPLSEQIRRVRLPRGMEKPPALDHYDGTTDPDDHIRSIEAVMDYHVDLFLSHFTASRRQPKSEANLEAVIQGTNESLRDYLDRFNKEAVQVQTADYMKRYLLERGLLPGSDFKKAIKIEEVHSMNALLRKAQAFIRYEEAEAATTRASRDNDAARSSNHEPSTSRRGHERRKDDRSLDIKERRGPSGRFNEYTPLNASRERILAECQNTDFKKSNIRPPKSNPARPGTDKS